The Flavobacterium sp. 20NA77.7 genome includes the window CCAATCCCAGTTTAACGACATTACTGGTTTGTGGTAGAAATTCGTTCTGAAACTGTATTCTTCCCCGTTTAATCTACCCCAATCAGAGTTGTATTTAATATTTGGTTCACCATTTACACCATATTGAATGTATTGTGCAATTGTTGGCGCAGCAGATCTTTGGTTGTGCCATTGTGGCGCACCTGTAATGATGAATTGTAAATCATGTTTTTTATTGATTTCATATCCTAAACCAACAAAATAGTTGTACCCTTCAAATTTAGTTCCATCCACGTATCCGTTACCAGTAGTGCTTGAAAATAAAACAGAAGCAGATAAACCATTTTTCATTTTACCTGTGTTGTAAGAATATTGAGCTTTTAAATAATCGTTGTTACCAATTGTAACACCAATATTTCCGCCTTGTTTTTGGTCTGCAGATTTAGTTACTACGTTAATAGTACCTCCCACAGAAGAAATAGCTAATTTAGAAGAACCTAAACCTCTTTGTACTTGCATAGCGCTCGTTACATCAGATAAACCAGCCCAGTTACTCCAGTAAACAGAACTGTTTTCCATGTCATTAACAGGTACCCCGTTAATTAATACCGCAATGTTGTTTTGGTTAAATCCACGAATGTTTACTCTTGAATCACCAAAACCACCACCTGATTTAGTTGCATACGCAGAAGGGGTGTTGTTTAAGATTTCAGGAAACTCTTGGTTACCTAATTTTTCAGCAATAACAGAAGCTTTAATTGTAGAAACAGCCACTGGCGTTTTTCTGTTTTTAGCTACGTCAATTGTTGTTGTTTTTACTACTACCTCTTCAATAGAAGACGTGTTAGATTGTAGGGAAATAGATCCTAAGTCTTGACTACCTGAGAATGCATATTCTTTTGCATCAAAACCGATAAATGAAACTACAAGAGTTCCTTTACTTTCTTTAGAAGTAATTTTAAAACTTCCATTCTCTGAAGTCAATACAGAAATTGAACTTCCTTTTACTTTTACTGTAGCGCTAGCTAAAGGTTTGTTAGCATCATCAACTACTGTACCAGTTACAGTTGTTTGTGCAATTGCCATTGATGAAAACATCATTACCAATGCGAAAAACAAAAAGTTAATTTTTTTCATGTTGTTAGTTTAAAAATTTTCAGCAAAAGTAGTATAATTTTTTTAATAAATGTTAACTTAATATTAACAAAAAAAAATCAAGCGGGAAGGCTTGATTTTATTGGTATCTATTTCGTTTTAAACCGTTTAATTAGCTGTTTAGTAGAACTGTCATGGGCGCTAATTTCTTCCGATTCGATGTCTTTTAACACGGAATTAGCTAATTGTTTTCCAAGTTCAACGCCCCATTGATCATAACTATAAATGTTCCAAATAACACCTTGCACAAAAATTTTATGCTCATAAAGCGCCACTAATGCACCTAAGGTTTCAGGTGTTAATTTATCAATTAATAAGGTATTGGTAGGTTTGTTTCCTTCAAACACTTTAAAAGGAATTAATTCTTTAACTTGTTCCTCTGTTTTGCCTTGTGCTTTAAATTCGGCAATAACTTGTTCTTTTGTCTTACCCATTAGTAAGGCTTCGGTTTGTGCAAAGAAGTTAGACATCAATTTATTATGATGGTCTTGTTCACCATATAAAGGATGTATGAAGCCTATAAAATCAGTGGGAATTAATTTTGTTCCTTGATGAATTAATTGGAAAAACGCATGTTGGGAATTGGTACCAGGTTCTCCCCAAACTATTGTTCCTGTTTGATAATTTACAGGCTGACCATTTCTTGCTATTGATTTTCCATTACTTTCCATAATACCTTGTTGCAAGTAAGGTGCTAGTTTTTGTAAATATTGGGTATAAGGAATCAATGCTTCTGTTTCGGCACCAAAAAAATTATTGTGCCAAATGCTTAATAAAGCTAATAGTACAGGAATATTTTTGTCAAACGAGGTTTCTTTAAAATGGGAGTCCATTTTAGTTGCGCCTAGCAATAGTTTGTCAAAATTGTCAAATCCTACAGCGAGTGCTATTGAAAGTCCAACGGCACTCCATAGTGAAAATCTTCCGCCAACCCAGTCCCACATTGGAAAAATGTTGTCAGGGGCAATTCCGAATTCGGTAACTTTTTCTAGATTTGTAGAAACAGCAACAAAGTGTTTAGCCACATCTTCTTGATTTGCGTGTTGTAAAAACCATTTTCTTACGGTTTCTGCATTTGTCAACGTTTCTTGGGTAGTAAATGTTTTTGAAGCAACTACAAATAGTGTTGTCTCAGGATTTATTTTTTTTAGAATTTCTTGTACATGATCTCCATCTACATTAGAAATAAAATGGGTTTGTAAAGAAGACTTGTAAAATTGTAACGCTTCTACAATCATGGCTGGACCTAAGTCAGAACCGCCAATACCAATATTCACGACCGTAGTAAAAGATTGGTTTGTATAGCCTTTTCTTGCTCCAGAAAGCACTTCATTTACAAATACTTTCATTTTGTTTTTAGTATGCTGAATGTCTTCTGTAATATTTGTTCCATCAACAATGAACGACTCATTAGAAAAACTTCGTAAAGCCGTGTGTAGTACAGCTCTATTTTCTGTTTCATTTATTTTTTCTCCAGAAAAATAACTTGATATGGCGTTCTTTAGTTCTACTTCTTCTGCTAGTTGAAGTAATAAGTTAATCGTTTCTTGCGTCCAATTGTTTTTTGAATAATCGACAAAAAAATCTTCCCATTCAATTGAAAATTTAGCCGCACGATTGCTGTCGTTTTGAAATAATTCTTTTATTGATTGTTTTTTTTGTTCGGCATAATGATCGTTTAATTTCTTCCAAGCGGTCGTTTCTGTGGGATTAATTTTTGCTAAAGCCATAGTTTATTCTTTAAAGGTTTTTGAGGAAATATCGTCTAGTTCTTTTTTTAGTGGTTTAATATAGGTTAAATAAGCTCCCTTTTGTTTTTTAGACATGGGTTCGGTATTTGGTAATTTTAGTCGAAGTGGATCTACTTGTACGCCATTTTTCCAAAAGCGATAACACACGTGAGGTCCAGTGGCTAATCCCGTACTTCCTACACGTCCAATAATTTGTCCTTGCGAAACACGTTGTCCTTGTTTCACTAAAATTCTGGACATATGTAAATACTGTGTTGCATACATGCCGTTATGTTTAACTTTTACAAAATTACCATTACCTGCAGTGTAGCCTGTTTTTTCAACAACACCTGTAGCGGTAGTTTTTATAGGTGTACCGTGTGGGGCAGCATAATCTGTACCGTTGTGTGCTTTCCATCTGAGCTGAACGGGGTGAAATCGCATACGGGTAAAACGAGAAGTTAGTCTAAAATAGTCTAAAGGCGCTTTTAAAAACATGTTTTTTAGTCCTTTTCCTTCGTCGTCGTAGTAGTCAAATTTTTTATATTTTTCGTCTAATTTGTATGGAAACGCATAGATTTTTTTGCCTTTATATTCAAAGTAACAGGCTTCAATTTTATCTACACCTAAATATTCTCCATTTTGAAAATATTTTTCCTGAATGGTTACGGCAAATTTATCTCCTTTTTGAATTTTAAAGAAGTCAATCGTGTAGGCATAGATTAGCGCTAATTGATTAGCTAAAGTAGCACTTACCTTATTTCTTTCTAATGTTTCTGACAATGAGCCGTCAAGAGCTGCCGCCACCGTTCTTCGTTTTGTAATGGTTGGTTTTTGTTTCAGTTGAACAACAATACTGTCTCTTAAATCGACTACTAAATAATTTGTTTTGTCTTGCACATAGACTAAAGCTTTGAGTGCTTTTTTATTTTTTTTATCGGAAAAAGTGAAAATAGCTTTACCCGCCCGAATGTTTTTTAAATTAAATGTGTCTTTAATTTTTTCAGTAACATCATGAATTTTTAAGCTGTCAGGTAAGCTGTAGTTTTCTAAAATGGTGCTAAACGTATCTCCTGCGTGCAAGGTATCGGTAACCACTGAAAAATCATTAAAAGTAAAGCCGAAATCTTTAATTATGGGCTCTTTTTTAATTTTTTTAGTTGTGTTAGTTTCACTTTTTTGATTGCAAGAAACGCTTAATAAAGCTAGAAAAATGTAAATTATATAGTTCAATAGTTGTCCCTCCTTGTTTTTATTCGCCCCAGTTGTCTAATTCTTCTTTAGTCCATAATTCAGGGAAAAATATTCTTTTTTGGTATTTTGGAAGCATGTATTTTTTCCAATCACTTCCGCCAGTTGCTTCACCCGTACCATGTCCGCTTTCAATATATTTTTTAGCCGCATTAAAATGGCCCATTACCCATGTAATATTTACGGTTTTGTCATAGTGTCTCATGGCAGCAACTAATTCAGGGTTTTTTTGATCTTCTTCGGGAAGTTGCTTGAACTTTTTCCAAATATTTATAGTATTATACGTTTCCATATGTCGTAAAAATTCGGCTTTGTATTTGCGTTCAAATTCGAGAATTAAATAACTTTTTTCGCCTGTTTGATAATCTTTTCCAGCAGCTTGCCAATACAAATGTTCAAATGCATGTTCGTAAGGTGTATTTCTGTCAATGGTTGCTCTAAATCTATTGTCAATAAGATTGATTAAGTCTGTAGATGAAAATTCTATTAAACGGTATTGTGCGCTTTGAAAGCCACTTGCAGGAGTTAAAGTGTTTCTAAATTTCATGTATTGTTCTACCTCCATTCCGTCTCCCATAATGTCAAAAGAAGT containing:
- the pgi gene encoding glucose-6-phosphate isomerase, which translates into the protein MALAKINPTETTAWKKLNDHYAEQKKQSIKELFQNDSNRAAKFSIEWEDFFVDYSKNNWTQETINLLLQLAEEVELKNAISSYFSGEKINETENRAVLHTALRSFSNESFIVDGTNITEDIQHTKNKMKVFVNEVLSGARKGYTNQSFTTVVNIGIGGSDLGPAMIVEALQFYKSSLQTHFISNVDGDHVQEILKKINPETTLFVVASKTFTTQETLTNAETVRKWFLQHANQEDVAKHFVAVSTNLEKVTEFGIAPDNIFPMWDWVGGRFSLWSAVGLSIALAVGFDNFDKLLLGATKMDSHFKETSFDKNIPVLLALLSIWHNNFFGAETEALIPYTQYLQKLAPYLQQGIMESNGKSIARNGQPVNYQTGTIVWGEPGTNSQHAFFQLIHQGTKLIPTDFIGFIHPLYGEQDHHNKLMSNFFAQTEALLMGKTKEQVIAEFKAQGKTEEQVKELIPFKVFEGNKPTNTLLIDKLTPETLGALVALYEHKIFVQGVIWNIYSYDQWGVELGKQLANSVLKDIESEEISAHDSSTKQLIKRFKTK
- a CDS encoding M23 family metallopeptidase translates to MNYIIYIFLALLSVSCNQKSETNTTKKIKKEPIIKDFGFTFNDFSVVTDTLHAGDTFSTILENYSLPDSLKIHDVTEKIKDTFNLKNIRAGKAIFTFSDKKNKKALKALVYVQDKTNYLVVDLRDSIVVQLKQKPTITKRRTVAAALDGSLSETLERNKVSATLANQLALIYAYTIDFFKIQKGDKFAVTIQEKYFQNGEYLGVDKIEACYFEYKGKKIYAFPYKLDEKYKKFDYYDDEGKGLKNMFLKAPLDYFRLTSRFTRMRFHPVQLRWKAHNGTDYAAPHGTPIKTTATGVVEKTGYTAGNGNFVKVKHNGMYATQYLHMSRILVKQGQRVSQGQIIGRVGSTGLATGPHVCYRFWKNGVQVDPLRLKLPNTEPMSKKQKGAYLTYIKPLKKELDDISSKTFKE
- a CDS encoding tryptophan 2,3-dioxygenase family protein yields the protein MLTPEIKEKIDLLDEKFKNINQKTATHLEGLLWAKPITYWDYIQTDALLNLQIQRTTLPDEMVFVMYHQVNELLFKMILWEIEQVCHATTLTRAFFTEKMRRISRYFDMLTTSFDIMGDGMEVEQYMKFRNTLTPASGFQSAQYRLIEFSSTDLINLIDNRFRATIDRNTPYEHAFEHLYWQAAGKDYQTGEKSYLILEFERKYKAEFLRHMETYNTINIWKKFKQLPEEDQKNPELVAAMRHYDKTVNITWVMGHFNAAKKYIESGHGTGEATGGSDWKKYMLPKYQKRIFFPELWTKEELDNWGE